In Gopherus flavomarginatus isolate rGopFla2 chromosome 1, rGopFla2.mat.asm, whole genome shotgun sequence, a single genomic region encodes these proteins:
- the LOC127052114 gene encoding elongin-B-like: MRLRLGEPGAAGMNVFLMIRHHKTTIFTDAKESSTVYELKRIVEGILKRPPEEQRLYKDDQLLDDSKTLGDCSFTSQTARPQAPAMVGLAFRAGDDSFEALRIDPFSSPPELSDVMKPQDSSSSANEQAVQ, from the coding sequence ATGCGGCTGCGTCTGGGCGAGCCGGGAGCGGCCGGGATGAATGTGTTCCTGATGATCCGGCACCACAAGACAACCATCTTCACCGACGCCAAGGAGTCCAGCACCGTGTACGAGCTGAAGCGCATCGTGGAGGGCATCCTCAAGCGGCCCCCCGAGGAGCAGCGGCTCTACAAGGATGACCAGCTGCTAGACGACAGCAAGACCCTGGGAGACTGCAGCTTCACCAGCCAGACGGCgcggccccaggcccctgccatgGTGGGCCTGGCTTTCCGAGCCGGGGATGACTCCTTCGAGGCTCTCCGCATCGaccccttctccagccccccaGAGCTCTCCGACGTCATGAAACCCCAAGACTCCAGCAGCAGCGCGAACGAACAGGCCGTGCAGTGA
- the LOC127052127 gene encoding elongin-B-like: MRLRLGEPGAAGMDVFLMIRHHKTTIFTDAKESSTVYELKRIVEGILKRPPEEQRLYKDDQLLDDSKTLGDCSFTSQTARRQAPAMVGLAFRAGDDSFEALRIDPFSSPPELSDVMKPQDSSSSANEQAVQ, translated from the coding sequence ATGCGGCTGCGTCTGGGCGAGCCAGGAGCGGCCGGGATGGACGTGTTCCTGATGATCCGGCACCACAAGACAACCATCTTCACCGACGCCAAGGAGTCCAGCACCGTGTATGAGCTGAAGCGCATCGTGGAGGGCATCCTCAAGCGGCCCCCCGAGGAGCAGCGGCTCTACAAGGATGACCAGCTGCTAGACGACAGCAAGACCCTGGGAGACTGCAGCTTCACCAGCCAGACGGCGCGGCGCCAGGCCCCGGCCATGGTGGGCCTGGCTTTCCGAGCCGGGGATGACTCCTTCGAGGCTCTCCGCATCGaccccttctccagccccccaGAGCTCTCCGACGTCATGAAACCCCAAGACTCCAGCAGCAGCGCGAACGAACAGGCCGTGCAGTGA